In Prunus dulcis chromosome 1, ALMONDv2, whole genome shotgun sequence, the following are encoded in one genomic region:
- the LOC117625074 gene encoding uncharacterized protein LOC117625074, which produces MLSPFSCGFFHPEDVHDEPISSSPCSTPRRSSRRSSKDSKNPYSSRGLDKFSALLADLEEKRQKIYAETPPQDISFVRFVFKDSNDDVPVPIVIKVKDKKEDQNNNKISKPDQYQVLVKEKHATPLDKLTVEPSTPTKEVSQEQPKTDDKKRRVFWSWNFSDMNLGLWKRPSFYLPVVMVFILVLLAVFGRSVAILCTSIGWYALPTLKESSSRSSTRRASKKKDHVTRFSDNNNKTAADHHGLSSPKSSSPTAGTPRSQQHGHRKSW; this is translated from the coding sequence ATGTTGAGCCCTTTCAGCTGTGGCTTTTTCCACCCAGAAGATGTTCACGATGAACCCATAAGTTCAAGTCCTTGTTCAACTCCAAGAAGATCGTCCAGAAGAAGCAGCAAGGACAGCAAAAACCCATACTCAAGCCGCGGCCTTGACAAGTTCTCTGCACTCTTAGCTGATCTTGAAGAGAAAAGGCAGAAGATTTATGCAGAAACGCCCCCACAGGACATATCGTTTGTCCGCTTTGTGTTCAAGGACTCAAACGACGACGTCCCGGTCCCCATCGTGATCAAAGTGAAGGACAAAAAGGAAgaccaaaacaacaacaaaatcagCAAGCCTGATCAATATCAGGTGCTGGTAAAAGAAAAGCATGCAACACCACTCGATAAATTGACCGTTGAGCCCTCAACACCCACCAAGGAAGTGTCCCAGGAACAACCCAAGACTGATGATAAGAAGAGGAGGGTGTTTTGGTCATGGAATTTCAGTGACATGAACTTGGGCTTGTGGAAAAGGCCATCTTTTTATTTGCCAGTGGTTATGGTATTCATTTTGGTTCTGTTGGCTGTGTTCGGGAGATCTGTTGCCATACTATGCACCTCTATTGGTTGGTATGCATTGCCAACGTTGAAagagagcagcagcagaagCAGCACAAGAAGAgcatcaaagaaaaaagaccaCGTTACAAGATTCAGTGACAACAATAATAAGACGGCAGCCGATCATCATGGCTTGTCTTCTCCAAAGAGTAGTAGCCCCACCGCCGGTACGCCCCGGTCGCAACAGCACGGTCACCGGAAAAGCTGGTGA
- the LOC117623149 gene encoding probable pre-mRNA-splicing factor ATP-dependent RNA helicase DEAH5 codes for MAAATEDVFTKLDHLSLLAKVVSELETHTGLGDVVLAEFITDLGRSCETVDEFNSKLQENGAQMADYFVRTLFAIIHAISRPKPEKVSKKDRVFERRRSDEDRERRHADLGNKRNRDGCELYTVHKGRVARVMDNGCFVQLNDQGEREGLVHVSQISNRRIRNAEDVVKRDQEVYVKVVSVSGRKLSLSMRDVDQRTGKDLLPLEKKSSEGDGLWTNPLASKDRPVTRTGISGIRIEEEDDVFVPSRRRPLKRMSSPEKWEAQQLIASGVLSVTEYPMYDEEEANGMLYQEEGDEEETEVETREDKPGFLEYSLDMSPVKILKNPEGSLSRAAALRSALAKEDREVSRLAKTMLNSIPKDLNRPWEDPMPEAGERQFALELRGVGLSGYEMPEWKKDALGKTISFGQRSKLSIQEQRKSLPVYKLKEQLIEAVRTNPVLVLIGETGSGKTTQVTQYLAEAGYTTKGKIGCTQPRRVAAMSVAKRVAEEVGCRLGEEVGYTIRFEDCTGPDTVIKYMTDGMLLREIMIDENLSQYSVVMLDEAHERTVATDVLFGLLKQLLDRRSDFRLIATSATLDAERFSEYFCDCKIFTIPGRPFPVEKLYTKQPESDYLDAALITVLQIHLKEPEGDILLFLTGQEEIDFACQTLYERMKSLGKNVPELIILPAYSALPSEMQSRIFDPAPPGKRKVVVATNIAEASLTIDGIFYVIDPGFAKQNVYNPKLGLDSLIITPISQASAEQRAGRAGRTGPGKCYRLYTESAYRNEMSPTTTPEIQRINLASTALMMKAMGINDLLKFDFMDSPPRQALVSAMEQLYNLGSLDEEGLLTRLGRKMAEFPLEPPLSKMLLASVDLGCSDEMLTIIAMTQTGNMFHRPREKQAQADQKRAKFFQPEGDHLTLLALYEAWKASNFSGPWCFNNFVQSRSLRRAQDVRKQLLSIMDKYKLDVVSAGKHYTKIRKAITAGFFFHAARKDPQQEGGCYRTLVENQQVYIHPSSALFQKQPDWVIYHELVMTSKEYMREVTAIDPKWLVELAPRSFKFAEANKMSKRKRQERIEPLYDRYNEPNSWRLSRRRA; via the coding sequence ATGGCTGCTGCCACTGAAGATGTTTTCACGAAGCTCGACCACCTTTCCTTGCTCGCCAAGGTAGTTTCAGAGCTCGAAACTCATACGGGGTTGGGGGACGTTGTTCTTGCAGAGTTCATCACTGACTTGGGACGAAGTTGCGAGACTGTCGACGAGTTCAATTCCAAATTGCAGGAAAACGGTGCCCAGATGGCGGATTACTTTGTCCGTACACTCTTCGCCATCATTCACGCAATCAGTCGTCCGAAGCCTGAGAAGGTCTCGAAGAAAGACAGAGTCTTTGAGCGGCGTAGAAGTGATGAAGACAGGGAAAGAAGGCATGCGGATTTAGGCAATAAACGAAACAGAGATGGGTGTGAATTGTATACTGTTCATAAGGGTAGGGTGGCTAGAGTGATGGACAACGGTTGCTTTGTTCAGTTGAATGATcagggagagagggagggtTTGGTTCATGTTTCCCAGATTTCGAATCGGAGAATTCGTAATGCCGAGGATGTGGTGAAGAGGGATCAGGAAGTTTATGTTAAGGTGGTTTCGGTTTCGGGTAGGAAGTTGAGTCTTTCGATGAGGGATGTTGATCAGCGAACTGGGAAGGATTTGCTTCCcttggagaagaagagctCGGAGGGTGACGGTCTTTGGACAAACCCATTGGCGTCAAAGGATAGGCCTGTGACTAGGACTGGTATTTCTGGGATTAGGATTGAGGAAGAGGATGATGTTTTTGTCCCATCACGCCGCCGGCCATTGAAGAGAATGAGCTCGCCCGAGAAGTGGGAAGCCCAGCAGTTGATTGCCTCTGGTGTTTTGAGCGTTACAGAGTATCCAATgtatgatgaagaagaagcaaatggTATGCTTTATCAAGAAGAGGGAGATGAGGAAGAGACTGAGGTTGAAACCAGGGAGGACAAGCCGGGGTTTTTGGAATATTCTTTGGACATGTCCCCTGTGAAGATCTTGAAGAATCCAGAAGGGTCATTAAGCCGCGCAGCTGCACTTCGATCTGCGCTAGCTAAGGAGGATAGAGAAGTGAGCAGGCTGGCAAAAACCATGTTGAATTCTATCCCAAAGGATCTGAATCGTCCCTGGGAAGATCCAATGCCAGAGGCTGGTGAGAGGCAATTTGCACTAGAGCTAAGAGGTGTGGGTTTGTCAGGCTATGAAATGCCCGAGTGGAAGAAGGATGCTTTAGGGAAAACCATCAGTTTTGGGCAGAGGTCAAAGCTCTCAATTCAGGAACAGAGGAAGAGCTTGCCTGTCTACAAGCTGAAGGAACAACTGATTGAGGCGGTGCGTACTAATCCAGTGCTCGTCCTCATTGGTGAGACTGGTTCTGGTAAGACAACCCAGGTAACGCAGTACCTTGCAGAAGCGGGTTACACGACAAAGGGCAAGATTGGATGTACGCAGCCACGTAGGGTGGCTGCGATGTCTGTGGCCAAGAGGGTTGCTGAAGAGGTTGGTTGCCGTTTGGGAGAGGAAGTTGGCTATACAATTCGTTTCGAGGATTGCACTGGACCAGATACTGTCATCAAGTACATGACCGACGGTATGCTTCTTAGGGAGATTATGATTGATGAGAACCTTTCTCAATATTCCGTGGTCATGCTTGACGAAGCTCACGAGAGGACGGTCGCTACAGACGTGCTTTTTGGTTTACTTAAGCAGCTTTTGGACCGGAGATCAGACTTTCGTTTGATTGCCACATCTGCTACTCTGGATGCAGAGAGGTTTTCAGAATATTTCTGTGACTGTAAAATCTTCACCATCCCCGGGAGGCCTTTTCCCGTAGAGAAATTATACACCAAGCAGCCAGAAAGTGATTACCTTGACGCAGCTCTAATCACTGTCCTACAAATCCACTTAAAAGAACCAGAAGGTGACATCCTTCTCTTCTTGACTGGACAAGAAGAGATTGATTTTGCCTGCCAGACTCTATATGAGAGGATGAAAAGTCTTGGTAAAAATGTTCCTGAGTTGATTATTCTACCAGCATACAGCGCCCTTCCAAGTGAAATGCAGTCGAGGATATTTGATCCTGCTCCACCAGGGAAGAGGAAAGTAGTTGTGGCTACTAATATTGCTGAGGCATCACTGACCATTGATGGGATATTTTATGTAATTGATCCGGGGTTTGCTAAACAAAATGTTTATAACCCAAAGCTGGGGCTCGACTCACTGATCATAACTCCAATTTCACAAGCGTCGGCTGAGCAACGAGCTGGGCGAGCAGGGCGTACAGGCCCTGGGAAATGTTACCGCCTCTACACTGAGAGTGCATACCGCAACGAGATGTCCCCAACTACAACTCCAGAAATCCAGAGGATAAATCTGGCGTCGACTGCACTTATGATGAAAGCTATGGGGATAAATGATCTCctgaaatttgattttatggaTTCTCCTCCACGCCAAGCACTCGTTTCTGCCATGGAACAACTGTACAATTTAGGATCACTAGATGAGGAGGGGCTGCTGACCAGATTGGGTAGGAAAATGGCCGAGTTTCCTCTGGAACCACCCCTGTCTAAGATGCTACTCGCCAGCGTGGACCTTGGATGCAGTGATGAGATGTTGACCATCATTGCAATGACTCAGACAGGCAATATGTTTCACAGGCCAAGGGAAAAACAAGCCCAGGCAGATCAGAAGAGAGCCAAGTTCTTTCAGCCAGAGGGAGACCACCTAACTTTACTTGCACTCTATGAGGCTTGGAAAGCAAGTAACTTTTCAGGGCCATGGTGTTTTAACAACTTTGTTCAGTCTCGATCCTTGAGGAGGGCACAGGATGTGAGAAAGCAGCTTCTGAGCATCATGGACAAGTACAAACTGGACGTTGTCAGCGCAGGAAAGCACTATACAAAGATCAGGAAGGCCATTACTGCAGGGTTCTTCTTTCATGCTGCTAGAAAGGACCCGCAGCAGGAGGGTGGCTGCTACAGAACCCTGGTGGAGAACCAGCAGGTTTATATCCATCCAAGCAGTGCTCTGTTCCAGAAACAACCAGATTGGGTCATCTACCATGAGCTGGTTATGACCTCAAAAGAGTACATGCGCGAGGTGACAGCCATAGACCCAAAATGGCTGGTGGAACTGGCACCAAGGTCCTTCAAATTTGCAGAGGCTAACAAGATGAGCAAGCGCAAGCGTCAAGAACGCATTGAGCCGCTATATGACAGATACAATGAGCCTAACTCTTGGCGCCTCAGTAGGCGTCGTGCTTGA
- the LOC117615434 gene encoding probable pre-mRNA-splicing factor ATP-dependent RNA helicase DEAH5, translated as MTDNRILSDMRVLQLYSVIVLDASQHQRTMLRVITLGLLKQLVQRDGLRLVIKCANGDVDEVSSYLKDFKGRNICRIIEEISYEIEIIYLKKRHNYISAASYIVLKIHLAEDEGDILLFLAGEDDIDVTFHSISKRIEVSSNDTLGDRNFNPLGDRMKCYINVILPSQKEERRMSPSSSARWIFITMYDAALM; from the coding sequence ATGACTGATAATAGGATTTTGTCCGACATGAGGGTTTTACAGCTCTACTCAGTCATAGTGCTGGATGCAAGTCAGCATCAGCGCACAATGCTGAGAGTCATTACCTTAGGATTACTGAAGCAGCTCGTGCAGCGTGACGGCTTACGATTGGTTATCAAGTGTGCGAATGGGGATGTAGATGAAGTTTCATCTTATCTCAAAGATTTCAAGGGCAGAAATATATGCAGGATCATAGAGGAAATTTCTTATGAGATAGAGATAATCTATCTAAAGAAGAGACACAATTACATTAGCGCTGCATCATACATCGTTCTGAAAATCCACCTAGCAGAAGATGAAGGAGACATCCTCCTCTTTTTGGCCGGGGAGGATGACATTGATGTAACATTTCATTCTATCTCTAAGAGGATTGAAGTTTCTAGTAATGATACTCTTGGAGATAGAAACTTCAATCCTCTTGGAGATAGAATGAAATGCTACATAAATGTCATCCTCCCCAGCCAAAAAGAGGAGAGGAGGATGTCTCCTTCATCTTCTGCTAGGTGGATTTTCATAACGATGTATGATGCAGCGCtaatgtaa